In Ignavibacteria bacterium, the DNA window ACAATTTAAAACTCGTCACGCCTTCACGAACCATTTCAGACATATCTTCAAGATGAGCTTCGGGTAAATCTGTGATGATCATATGAAATCCATAATCAATTACGGCTTTACCTTCTGCTTTTTTCATCCAGATATCTAGTCCGTCTCTCATTCTTGTGCCTTTTGCTTGAATTGCAAAATCGATGATCGATGTAGTTCCTCCGAAGGCGGCTGCTTGAGTGCCGGTGAAGAAATCATCAGACGATGTTGTTCCACCGAAAGGCATATCTAAATGTGTATGAACATCAATGCCGCCAGGAATAATATATTTCCCTTTCGCATCGATGACAGAATCAGCTTCCATTTTTAAGTTTGTTCCGATGAGTGAAATTTTATCTTTCTCGATAAAAATATCACCGATATAATCTTGTTCGGCAGTAATTATTTGTCCGTTTTTTATTAAAATTGACATGGTTTAACTCCTTTTTTAGCTGTCAGCTTTCAGTTATCAGCACTCAGTTGTAAGCATTCGGTTTTAATTTATTAAGTTATTCCTGATCTACCTGCAGTATTGTACTGAAAGCTGATAGCTGACCGCTGAATGCTTTTCTATTTTAACTTTCTTATTAATCCGCTTAACATTTTCTTTGATTCTATTACTTGTGAGACAACTTCATCGTAATCAATTTTGGACAGATACTTTAATTCACACGAAAAAAATAAAAGGTATTCCAGTTCACAGGCTGAGCCAAATGCAATTTGAAGAAATCTTTTAAAATCAGCATCTGAACTGCGTCCACAACCCTCAGAAATATTAGTTGGGATTGAAATACCCGCTCGTCGAATTTGACTAGTTAGCCCATATATTTCTTCCCTTGGAAACGATTCTGTTAATTTATAGACAGTCATGGCGATGTTGTGAGCTAATTCCCAGACTTTAAGATTTCGAAAATCTTTCATAAAATATTTTCTCCTGAAAAAAACTCAATTTCATATCTGACAGCTGAAAGCTGATAGCTGATTGCTGATTGCTAATGTATCTCAATTCCATATCTTTTCTGAAAAGCTCTAAGCTTCTCCCAAGTTAGCTCGGTATTGTCCTTCTTGAAATCAGCTACAAGTTCATTCCAAGTTTTTGTTTCTTTTCCATCGTCCACTCTGACCATCGAAATGCATCCTTCAACCG includes these proteins:
- a CDS encoding four helix bundle protein, which produces MKDFRNLKVWELAHNIAMTVYKLTESFPREEIYGLTSQIRRAGISIPTNISEGCGRSSDADFKRFLQIAFGSACELEYLLFFSCELKYLSKIDYDEVVSQVIESKKMLSGLIRKLK